In Pseudochaenichthys georgianus unplaced genomic scaffold, fPseGeo1.2 scaffold_1454_arrow_ctg1, whole genome shotgun sequence, one DNA window encodes the following:
- the LOC139433224 gene encoding protachykinin-1-like → MEALKLAGVLLVVVWVQVFGALGTPLTNEEEDGEVWRVEDWQGYPLERGLSIRLLDLIKRSKAQQFHGLMGRSTGDSQHVRVGKKRNKGEMFVGLMGRRSLGGDTEEDWTPDSN, encoded by the exons ATGGAGGCTCTGAAGCTCGCGGGGGTTTTGCTCGTGGTGGTCTGGGTGCAGGTGTTTGGCGCGTTGGGAACCCCGCTCACCAATGAAGAAGAAGACGGAGAGGTGTGGAGGGTGGAGGACTGGCAG ggttaCCCCCTGGAGAGAGGGCTCAGTATCCGGTTGTTGGATCTCATCAAACGCTCCAAAGCTCAGCAGTTCCACGGCCTCATGGGCAGGAGCACCG GCGACTCTCAACATGTGAGAGTGGGAAAGAAAA GAAATAAAGGCGAGATGTTTGTTGGACTGATGGGCCGAAGAAGTTTAGGTGGAG ATACTGAAGAGGATTGGACACCAGACTCTAATTAA